In the genome of Gloeotrichia echinulata CP02, one region contains:
- a CDS encoding serine/threonine-protein kinase translates to MSYCLNPRCNRPLNPDGINLCQTCGTKITPLLRNRYHIIQPLGGGGFGRTFLAEDQDKLKEYCVVKQLAPQVQGSKALRKATELFQEEARRLQQLGEHPQIPTLYAYFEQDHYLYLVQQFIQGQTLGQELKQQGTFSEEKIWEVLSELLPILQFVHENHVIHRDIKPENIIRRQSDHKLVLIDFGVAKQLTENSLNNQGTSIGSYGYAPIEQMKLRQAYPASDLFSLGVTCFYLLTSIHPSELWTEQGYAWVTNWRQYLQSRITVSLTLENVLDKLLQKDIETRYQSCNEVLVDLNLNSQLIPHLPARIQTIQFATVPPSTMGVPTLLPPTIQLNTKLLLWLDKTRNKSLLAALILLSASGLIWYLITYIFIDSPNITGHSGAVNSLAFDTQGNRLASGSDDKSVKIWDFWNRQKIHTVTGHSDWVYAVAISRDSKILVSGSKDKTIKVWNFYTGKEIRTLTGHKYFVNSVAISRDGETLVSGSYDKTIKVWNLKTGQEIRTLTGHSGVVLSVAITPDGETIVSGSKDKTIKIWNLKTGQEIRTISAHSGDVNAVAISQDGEMLASASDDRTVKVWKLKNGMEIRTMTGHTADVNSVAFSPNGKYIATGSDDKTVKLWNLITGGDKTFTGHSTEVFAVAFSPDGKTLVSGSADKTIRIWQLP, encoded by the coding sequence ATGAGCTACTGCCTCAATCCCAGATGCAATAGGCCCCTCAATCCTGATGGCATAAATTTATGCCAAACTTGCGGTACAAAAATCACACCATTGTTAAGAAACCGTTACCATATTATTCAACCACTCGGAGGCGGAGGATTTGGCAGAACTTTTTTGGCAGAGGATCAAGACAAGCTCAAAGAGTACTGTGTAGTTAAGCAGCTAGCACCGCAAGTCCAAGGGAGTAAAGCCTTACGCAAGGCCACGGAGTTATTTCAAGAAGAAGCGCGGCGTTTGCAACAGCTAGGAGAACATCCCCAAATTCCCACTTTGTATGCTTACTTTGAGCAGGATCACTACCTGTATTTGGTGCAGCAGTTCATTCAAGGGCAAACTTTAGGACAGGAGTTAAAACAGCAGGGGACTTTCAGTGAAGAAAAGATTTGGGAAGTTTTAAGTGAATTATTACCCATTCTCCAGTTTGTCCACGAAAATCATGTAATTCATCGCGACATTAAGCCAGAAAATATTATCCGTCGCCAAAGCGATCACAAGTTAGTTTTGATTGATTTTGGTGTCGCCAAGCAGTTAACAGAAAATTCTTTAAATAATCAAGGTACGAGCATAGGTTCCTATGGCTATGCTCCAATTGAACAAATGAAGCTGCGCCAGGCATATCCAGCTAGTGACTTATTTAGTTTGGGTGTGACTTGCTTTTATTTATTAACATCAATTCACCCATCTGAACTTTGGACTGAACAAGGTTATGCCTGGGTAACAAACTGGCGGCAATATTTGCAGTCTCGAATAACTGTATCTTTAACACTAGAAAATGTCCTAGATAAGTTATTACAAAAAGATATTGAGACGCGCTATCAATCATGTAATGAAGTCCTCGTGGACTTGAATTTAAATTCACAATTAATACCACATTTACCCGCCAGAATACAAACAATACAATTCGCCACAGTACCACCATCAACAATGGGAGTACCTACCTTATTACCACCAACAATTCAGTTAAATACAAAACTTCTATTATGGCTTGATAAAACAAGAAATAAAAGTCTTTTAGCGGCATTAATACTGCTATCTGCATCAGGTTTAATCTGGTATCTAATTACATATATTTTTATTGATTCTCCAAACATAACTGGTCATTCAGGTGCGGTTAATTCTCTCGCATTCGATACTCAAGGTAATAGATTAGCCAGTGGTAGTGATGACAAAAGTGTCAAAATTTGGGACTTTTGGAATCGCCAGAAAATCCATACCGTGACTGGACATTCTGACTGGGTTTATGCTGTTGCTATCAGTCGTGATAGTAAAATCCTTGTCAGTGGCAGTAAGGATAAAACTATCAAAGTATGGAATTTCTATACTGGCAAGGAAATTCGGACACTAACTGGTCATAAATACTTTGTTAATTCTGTCGCGATCAGCCGCGATGGAGAGACTCTCGTCAGTGGTAGTTATGACAAAACTATTAAGGTTTGGAACTTAAAAACGGGACAGGAAATACGCACCCTTACAGGGCATTCAGGTGTGGTTTTATCCGTTGCTATTACCCCAGATGGTGAGACTATTGTCAGTGGTAGTAAGGACAAAACTATTAAAATTTGGAACTTGAAGACGGGACAAGAAATACGCACTATTTCGGCGCATTCAGGTGATGTTAATGCCGTTGCTATTAGCCAAGATGGAGAGATGCTAGCTAGTGCTAGCGATGATAGAACTGTCAAAGTTTGGAAACTCAAAAACGGCATGGAAATACGCACAATGACAGGACATACTGCTGATGTGAATTCTGTCGCATTCAGTCCAAATGGTAAATATATCGCTACTGGTAGTGATGATAAAACTGTCAAACTGTGGAATCTAATAACGGGAGGGGACAAGACTTTTACTGGCCATTCAACCGAGGTTTTTGCCGTGGCTTTCAGTCCCGATGGTAAAACTTTGGTTAGTGGTAGTGCAGACAAGACTATCAGAATTTGGCAATTACCGTAG
- a CDS encoding transposase → MQLVEKHIISRQHKFWKECDYLALQSKHLYNAATYIQRQYFFETKKYYNSIDIYHQTKNLEAYRYLPTKVSKQIVRRVSEAWNSWLAALKDWSKHQGKYLGQPKMPGYKHKERGRNVVIYPIDAISKPALTKGIVKLSQSNIQLPTKAKDVDQIRIVPKLNHYVIEVVYTVNESVKSTGKYSAGVDLGLNNLMAATSNHPGVKPLLINGRPLKSINQFFNKRVRLAQSIEAWRQVKELNSKRDRRIDNYLHTVSRRVIDWCQLNDIGQLIIGNNSGWKQDINIGKKNNQQFTKIPHAKLINLLTYKTNLAGIDVVITEESYTSKASALDGDKLPVYKEKSDNKPVFSGKRIQRGLYKTSSGKTINADTNGSLNIARKVIPNFMNGLEGLPFIPVVLGLWTKITNVVV, encoded by the coding sequence ATGCAATTAGTTGAAAAGCACATTATTAGCCGACAGCATAAGTTTTGGAAAGAATGTGATTACCTAGCTTTACAATCCAAGCATCTTTACAATGCTGCTACCTATATTCAACGTCAATACTTTTTTGAAACTAAAAAGTATTACAACTCAATTGATATTTACCACCAAACCAAGAATTTAGAAGCATACCGATATCTACCAACGAAGGTTAGTAAACAAATAGTGCGTAGAGTTTCAGAAGCTTGGAACAGTTGGTTGGCAGCGTTAAAAGATTGGTCAAAACATCAGGGTAAATATCTTGGTCAACCCAAAATGCCAGGATACAAACATAAAGAACGTGGCAGAAATGTTGTGATTTACCCAATAGATGCAATATCAAAACCAGCGTTAACTAAGGGTATTGTTAAACTTTCACAGTCAAACATTCAATTACCAACAAAGGCTAAAGATGTAGACCAAATAAGGATTGTACCTAAGCTAAATCATTATGTTATTGAAGTTGTTTACACAGTCAATGAGTCTGTTAAGTCAACAGGTAAGTACAGTGCTGGTGTAGACCTTGGCTTAAATAATTTGATGGCTGCAACTTCCAATCATCCCGGTGTCAAGCCGTTATTGATTAATGGTAGACCATTGAAAAGTATTAACCAATTCTTCAATAAAAGAGTGCGATTAGCGCAATCAATAGAAGCTTGGAGACAGGTTAAAGAATTAAATAGCAAGCGTGATAGAAGGATTGATAACTATCTCCATACTGTTAGCCGTAGGGTGATCGATTGGTGTCAGTTAAATGATATCGGTCAATTAATTATTGGCAATAATTCAGGATGGAAACAAGATATTAATATTGGCAAAAAGAACAATCAACAATTTACCAAAATACCTCACGCTAAATTAATAAATCTACTAACTTATAAAACCAATTTAGCTGGTATTGATGTTGTAATTACTGAAGAAAGCTACACTTCAAAAGCCAGTGCATTAGACGGTGATAAATTACCTGTTTACAAAGAAAAATCAGATAATAAACCCGTTTTTAGTGGCAAGCGTATTCAAAGAGGTTTATACAAAACTTCCAGTGGTAAAACAATTAATGCTGATACCAATGGAAGCTTAAATATAGCCAGGAAAGTAATCCCAAACTTTATGAATGGGCTAGAGGGATTGCCGTTTATCCCTGTAGTTTTAGGACTTTGGACTAAAATTACAAACGTAGTTGTCTAG
- a CDS encoding DegT/DnrJ/EryC1/StrS aminotransferase family protein, translating to MIQSVNPVPAFDIKQQYTSIEAEVSTAVLEVLASGRYIGGPLVEDFEKQFAAYNGVTECVACNSGTDALFLALRALEIGAGDEVITTPFTFIATAEVISAVGAKPIFVDIDATTFNIDLQQVAAAITAKTKAIIPVHLFGQPVDMTALMAIAQTHNLAVIEDCAQSTGASWGGKIVGSIGHIGCFSFYPTKNLGGCGDGGAITTNDPAIATKLRVLREHGSKIRYIHEEIGVNSRLDAIQAAILGIKLRYLDKWNERRRAIAAYYDLFLSQIPGVITPQELPGGLGVWNQYTIRIKAEERNGSSCQYRDSLRNQLQAQGVSTMVYYPRPLHLQPIYESLGYQPGQLPLAEQASHQVLSLPMFPELTQEQQDKVIDAFKDSLGARG from the coding sequence ATGATCCAAAGTGTAAATCCCGTTCCTGCCTTTGATATCAAGCAACAATACACCAGTATCGAAGCAGAAGTCAGTACAGCCGTTTTAGAGGTTCTGGCTTCTGGTCGTTATATTGGCGGTCCGTTGGTTGAAGACTTTGAAAAACAGTTTGCCGCCTATAATGGTGTAACAGAATGTGTAGCTTGTAACTCAGGTACTGATGCGCTATTTTTAGCGTTACGAGCCTTAGAAATTGGTGCAGGTGATGAAGTAATTACCACACCGTTTACCTTTATCGCCACAGCTGAAGTTATCAGCGCTGTGGGTGCAAAGCCGATTTTCGTTGATATAGACGCGACTACATTTAATATTGATTTACAGCAAGTAGCAGCAGCAATTACAGCCAAAACCAAGGCGATTATCCCGGTTCACCTATTTGGACAACCTGTGGATATGACAGCGTTGATGGCGATCGCCCAAACTCACAATTTGGCAGTAATTGAAGATTGCGCTCAGTCTACAGGAGCAAGCTGGGGTGGTAAAATAGTCGGCAGCATTGGGCATATTGGTTGCTTTAGTTTCTACCCTACCAAAAATCTGGGTGGTTGCGGTGATGGCGGGGCAATTACAACTAATGACCCAGCTATTGCTACCAAATTGCGGGTATTACGAGAACACGGCAGTAAAATCCGCTATATCCATGAAGAAATTGGTGTAAATAGCCGCTTGGATGCCATACAAGCAGCTATTTTAGGGATTAAGTTGCGTTATCTGGATAAATGGAATGAACGACGACGAGCGATCGCTGCTTATTACGACCTGTTTCTCAGTCAAATCCCTGGTGTTATCACACCTCAAGAATTACCTGGGGGCCTTGGGGTATGGAATCAATACACCATTCGCATCAAAGCTGAGGAGCGAAATGGTTCTAGTTGCCAATATCGGGACTCACTGCGTAATCAATTACAAGCACAGGGCGTAAGTACAATGGTTTACTATCCCCGCCCTTTACATTTACAACCGATTTATGAAAGTCTGGGATATCAGCCAGGACAATTGCCACTAGCAGAGCAAGCCAGCCATCAGGTTTTATCCTTACCCATGTTCCCAGAATTGACACAAGAACAGCAAGACAAAGTGATTGATGCGTTCAAAGATAGTCTAGGGGCTAGGGGCTAG
- a CDS encoding DUF561 domain-containing protein, translating into MTMHSSLQRAFTARRVLKVISGLNNFDAHSVAATVKAAELGGATFVDIAADPALVQLVKTLTKLPICVSAVEPEKFVSAVAAGADLIEIGNFDSFYVLGRRFEAEEVLALTHQTRALLPEITLSVTVPHILELDQQVQLAEELVKAGADMIQTEGGISSKPAHPGTLGLIEKAAPTLAAAFEISRAVSVPVLCASGISSVTAPLAIAAGAAGVGVGSAINQLNSEVAMIAAVRSLVEALATASNRAIA; encoded by the coding sequence ATGACAATGCATTCTTCACTCCAACGTGCATTTACTGCCCGCCGTGTCCTGAAAGTGATCAGCGGTTTGAATAACTTTGACGCCCATAGCGTTGCTGCTACCGTCAAAGCCGCTGAACTTGGCGGTGCTACTTTTGTTGATATCGCCGCCGATCCTGCTTTAGTTCAGTTGGTAAAAACATTGACTAAATTACCAATCTGTGTATCAGCAGTAGAACCAGAGAAATTTGTGTCAGCTGTAGCAGCTGGCGCCGATTTGATAGAAATTGGGAATTTTGATTCCTTCTACGTCCTTGGACGTAGATTTGAAGCGGAGGAAGTGCTAGCGCTAACTCACCAAACCCGTGCCCTGCTACCGGAAATTACCCTCTCGGTGACTGTTCCCCACATTCTGGAACTAGATCAACAAGTGCAACTGGCTGAAGAACTAGTCAAAGCTGGTGCAGACATGATTCAAACCGAAGGTGGCATCAGTAGCAAACCTGCTCACCCTGGCACCCTAGGATTAATTGAAAAAGCTGCCCCCACCTTAGCTGCAGCTTTTGAGATTTCCCGTGCAGTCTCCGTACCAGTATTATGTGCTTCCGGCATTTCTAGCGTGACCGCACCCCTAGCGATCGCCGCTGGTGCTGCTGGTGTTGGCGTCGGTTCTGCTATCAACCAACTCAACAGCGAAGTAGCAATGATTGCCGCTGTACGTAGTTTAGTCGAAGCCTTAGCAACTGCTAGCAATCGTGCGATCGCCTAG